A single Fusobacterium hominis DNA region contains:
- the asnA gene encoding aspartate--ammonia ligase, whose translation MIKNYDCKLDLFETEVAIKKVKDFFERALAYELNLTRVSAPLYVRKSSGLNDDLSGMERPVRFDTHWDGQEEYQIVHSLAKWKRMALKRYEFPIHTGLYTDMNAIRRDEDLDNIHSMYVDQWDWELVIDKKERTTETLQTIVKKIYEALRKTEEYVNREYPVFSKKLPENIFFITSQELEDRYPDLTAKQRENEICREYKAVFISQIGKTLNSGEKHDGRAPDYDDWELNGDILVWNPVLEQGFELSSMGVRVSEETLELQLKLANREERKELAFHKSLLAKELPYTVGGGIGQSRICMFFLEKLHIGEVQASCWPEEMVDSFAKIGAKFL comes from the coding sequence ATGATAAAAAATTATGATTGTAAGTTAGATCTTTTTGAAACGGAGGTAGCAATAAAAAAAGTAAAAGACTTTTTTGAAAGAGCTCTTGCATATGAATTAAACTTAACTAGAGTTTCAGCACCATTATATGTAAGAAAATCTTCTGGATTAAATGATGATTTAAGCGGAATGGAAAGACCTGTAAGATTTGATACTCATTGGGATGGACAAGAGGAATACCAAATAGTACATTCTCTTGCTAAATGGAAAAGAATGGCATTAAAAAGATATGAATTCCCAATTCATACAGGACTATATACTGATATGAATGCAATAAGAAGAGATGAAGATTTAGATAATATTCATTCTATGTATGTTGATCAATGGGACTGGGAACTTGTAATTGATAAAAAAGAAAGAACAACTGAAACTTTACAAACAATTGTAAAGAAAATATATGAAGCATTAAGAAAAACAGAAGAATATGTAAATAGAGAATATCCAGTATTTTCTAAGAAATTACCTGAAAATATTTTCTTTATTACATCTCAAGAGTTAGAAGATAGATACCCAGATTTAACAGCTAAGCAAAGAGAAAATGAAATATGTAGAGAATATAAGGCTGTATTTATATCTCAAATAGGAAAAACATTAAACTCTGGAGAAAAGCATGATGGAAGAGCTCCAGACTATGATGATTGGGAATTAAATGGAGATATTCTAGTATGGAACCCAGTATTAGAGCAAGGATTTGAATTATCTTCAATGGGTGTTAGAGTAAGTGAAGAAACATTAGAACTTCAATTAAAATTAGCAAACAGAGAGGAAAGAAAAGAATTAGCATTCCATAAATCTCTACTTGCAAAAGAACTTCCATATACAGTAGGTGGAGGAATAGGACAATCAAGAATATGTATGTTTTTCTTAGAAAAATTACATATAGGAGAGGTTCAAGCTTCATGTTGGCCAGAAGAAATGGTTGATAGTTTTGCTAAAATAGGAGCAAAGTTTCTATAA
- the der gene encoding ribosome biogenesis GTPase Der, whose amino-acid sequence MKPIVAIVGRPNVGKSTLFNNLVGDKIAIVDDAPGVTRDRLYRETEWNGTEFVVVDTGGLEPRNNEFMMTKIKEQAEVAMNEADVILFVVDGKCGVNPLDEEIAYILRKKNKPVILCVNKIDNYIEQQNEIYEFWALGFEHLIGISGEHKVNLGDMLDMVTDIVEKIDIPEDDEDVLKLAIIGKPNAGKSSLVNKLSGEERTIVSNIAGTTRDAIDTIIEFDDKKYMIIDTAGIRRKSKVEESLEYYSVLRAIKTIKRADVCLLMLDGQEGLTEQDKRIAGIAAEELKPIIIVVNKWDLVDKNTNTMEKMRESLLAELPFLSYAPVEFVSALTGQRTTKLLEIADQIFEEYNKRVSTGILNSVLKEIVMMNNPPTRKGRVVKINYATQVSVAPPRFVLFCNYPELIHFSYARYVENKFREAFGFEGSPILISFEKKNNEE is encoded by the coding sequence ATGAAACCTATTGTTGCAATAGTTGGAAGACCAAATGTTGGAAAATCAACTTTATTCAATAATCTTGTAGGAGATAAAATCGCAATTGTTGACGATGCTCCTGGAGTAACAAGAGATAGATTATATAGAGAAACTGAATGGAATGGAACTGAATTTGTTGTAGTTGATACTGGAGGATTAGAGCCTAGAAACAACGAATTTATGATGACAAAAATTAAAGAACAAGCTGAAGTTGCTATGAACGAAGCTGATGTTATACTATTTGTAGTAGACGGAAAATGCGGTGTAAATCCATTAGATGAAGAAATTGCATATATTCTTAGAAAAAAGAATAAACCTGTTATACTTTGTGTTAATAAAATTGATAACTACATTGAACAACAAAATGAAATATATGAATTTTGGGCTCTAGGATTTGAACATCTTATCGGAATTTCAGGAGAGCATAAAGTAAACCTTGGAGATATGTTAGACATGGTTACTGATATTGTTGAAAAAATTGATATTCCTGAAGATGATGAAGATGTATTAAAACTTGCTATTATTGGTAAACCAAATGCAGGTAAATCATCACTTGTTAATAAGTTATCTGGTGAAGAAAGAACTATTGTTAGTAATATTGCCGGTACAACAAGAGATGCAATTGATACTATAATAGAATTTGATGATAAAAAATATATGATTATTGATACTGCAGGTATTAGAAGAAAATCTAAAGTAGAAGAAAGTCTTGAATATTATTCTGTTTTAAGAGCTATAAAAACTATTAAAAGAGCAGATGTGTGTCTTCTTATGTTAGACGGACAAGAAGGACTTACAGAACAAGATAAAAGAATTGCTGGAATAGCTGCTGAAGAATTAAAACCTATCATTATAGTAGTTAATAAATGGGACCTTGTAGATAAAAATACAAATACTATGGAAAAAATGAGAGAAAGTCTTCTAGCAGAATTACCTTTCTTAAGCTATGCTCCTGTTGAATTTGTTTCTGCACTTACTGGACAAAGAACAACAAAATTATTAGAAATAGCTGATCAAATATTCGAAGAATATAATAAAAGAGTTTCTACTGGTATCTTAAACAGTGTACTTAAAGAAATTGTTATGATGAACAATCCACCTACAAGAAAAGGAAGAGTTGTTAAAATAAATTATGCTACACAAGTTTCTGTAGCACCACCAAGATTTGTTTTATTCTGTAACTATCCAGAACTTATACACTTTTCTTATGCTAGATATGTGGAAAATAAATTTAGAGAAGCTTTCGGATTTGAAGGATCGCCTATTCTTATTAGCTTTGAGAAAAAAAATAACGAAGAATAG
- a CDS encoding YgiQ family radical SAM protein — translation MMFLPTTMDEVKKLGWKQLDIILVSGDTYIDTSYNGTAIVGKWLYKHGFKVGIIAQPNIDDDSDITRLGEPKLYWGISGGCVDSMVANYTATKKKRRTDDFTPGGENNKRPDRAVIVYTNLIRRFFKNSPIPIVISGIESSLRRITHYDYWSNSLRRPIVFDAKADIISYGMGEKSMLQLANALKNNTPWEDIRGLCYISKEEKNGYLKLPSFEECKNDKYKFIEAFNTFYQNCDPITAKGLYQQCGDRYLIQNPPCENYTSEELDEIYSMDFERGVHPYYKKMGNVRALDTIRNSVTTHRGCYGECNFCAIAIHQGRTVISRTEDSIIKEVETLASAPKFKGYIADVGGPTANMYQIECAKKLKLGACRDRRCLYPEKCPALKINHTKQIDLLNKLKKIKNIKKIFIASGIRYDMILDDSKCGQLYLEDIIKDHVSGQMKIAPEHTEDKVLNLMGKQGKAPLKKFKDQFYQINNKLGMKQFLTYYLIAAHPGCDEKDMLDLKRFASRELKVNPEQVQVFTPTPSTYSTLMYYTEINPFTGKKLFVEKDNNRKQKQKDIVIPREDKFKKQNKRK, via the coding sequence ATTATGTTTTTACCTACTACAATGGACGAGGTAAAAAAATTAGGATGGAAACAATTAGATATTATTTTGGTTTCTGGGGATACTTATATTGATACATCATATAATGGAACTGCAATAGTTGGAAAATGGCTTTATAAACATGGATTTAAAGTTGGAATTATTGCTCAACCTAATATAGATGATGATAGCGATATCACTAGATTAGGAGAGCCAAAACTTTATTGGGGTATTTCAGGTGGCTGTGTAGATTCAATGGTTGCTAATTATACTGCTACTAAGAAAAAAAGAAGAACTGATGATTTTACTCCAGGTGGTGAAAATAATAAAAGACCTGACAGAGCAGTAATTGTATACACAAATCTGATTAGAAGATTTTTTAAAAATAGTCCAATTCCTATTGTAATTAGCGGTATTGAATCTAGTTTAAGAAGAATTACTCACTATGACTATTGGAGCAATTCTCTTCGTAGACCTATAGTTTTTGATGCTAAAGCTGATATAATCTCATATGGAATGGGTGAAAAATCAATGCTCCAACTTGCTAATGCATTAAAAAATAATACTCCATGGGAAGATATAAGAGGACTTTGTTATATATCAAAAGAAGAAAAAAATGGTTATCTTAAACTACCTTCTTTTGAAGAATGTAAAAACGATAAGTACAAATTTATCGAAGCTTTTAATACTTTTTATCAAAATTGTGATCCAATTACAGCTAAAGGACTTTATCAGCAATGTGGTGATAGATATCTTATACAAAATCCACCTTGTGAAAACTATACAAGTGAAGAATTAGATGAAATTTATTCAATGGATTTTGAAAGAGGTGTACATCCATACTACAAAAAAATGGGAAATGTAAGAGCATTAGATACAATTCGTAATTCTGTTACAACTCATAGAGGTTGCTATGGAGAATGTAATTTCTGTGCAATTGCTATTCACCAAGGTAGAACTGTTATATCTAGAACTGAAGATTCAATTATAAAAGAAGTTGAAACTTTAGCATCTGCACCAAAGTTTAAAGGATATATTGCAGATGTAGGTGGTCCTACTGCTAATATGTATCAAATAGAATGTGCTAAAAAATTAAAGTTAGGAGCTTGTAGGGATAGACGTTGTCTTTATCCTGAAAAATGTCCGGCTTTAAAAATAAATCATACTAAACAAATTGACTTATTAAATAAATTGAAAAAAATAAAAAATATTAAAAAAATCTTTATTGCTTCAGGTATTAGATACGATATGATTCTTGACGATAGTAAATGTGGACAATTATACTTAGAAGATATAATAAAAGATCATGTGTCTGGACAGATGAAAATAGCTCCAGAACACACTGAAGACAAAGTATTAAATCTGATGGGTAAACAAGGAAAAGCTCCCCTAAAAAAATTCAAAGATCAATTTTATCAAATAAATAATAAATTAGGTATGAAACAATTCTTAACTTATTATCTGATTGCAGCTCATCCAGGATGTGATGAAAAAGATATGTTAGATCTAAAGAGATTTGCCTCTAGAGAGTTAAAGGTAAACCCTGAACAAGTACAGGTATTTACTCCAACTCCATCTACATACTCTACACTTATGTATTATACAGAAATTAACCCATTTACTGGGAAAAAACTTTTTGTTGAAAAAGATAATAATAGAAAACAAAAACAAAAAGATATTGTAATTCCAAGAGAAGATAAATTTAAAAAACAAAATAAAAGAAAATAA